In Novipirellula artificiosorum, the genomic window CTGGTCGAGAAGCAATTCCGCGATCGCGTTCGAGAGCAAGTCAAAGGGACGCTGTTGATGGATTCGCTGGCCCAGGTCAGCGAGAATGAGAATTTTTCGGCGATCGGCGAGCCTGATTTCGATTTTGAATCGATCGAGTTGCCCGAAGAAGGAGACTTCAAGTACCAATTCAGTATCGAGGTTCGTCCTGATTTTGAGACGCCAACCTGGAAAGGTCTCGAGCTTTCCAAGCCCGTCGAAGAAATTTCCGACGACGACGTTCAAGAGTCGCTCGAGCGAGTGTTGGGACGATACGCAACCTTGGAAGCGACGGATGAGGCGGCGGAACTCGGCGACAAGTTGGTGGTCACCATCAAGTTTTCCGATGAAGGGAAATTCTTGTCGCAGATCGAGGAAGAACGCATCACGTTCTGCAAGCGGCTCAGTTTGTCGGATGGCGTGATCGAGGATTTCGGTACGTTGATGAAGGATGTCACCGAAGGCGAAACCCGCACGGGCAAGGTCAAGGTCAGCGAAGGGGCCAGTATCGAAGCGATGCGTGGCAAAGAGATCGACGCCGAGATTACCGTGATCGAGGTGCTCAAGAGTGAATTGCCGAAGTTGACGGAATCGTTCTTGGAAGAGTTGGGTGATTTTGAATCCGAGCAGGAATTACGTGGCTTCGTTCGCGACTCGCTGACGCGACAAGCAGATTACCGAACCCAACAATCGCTGCGTGAGTCGGTGGTTGAGAAATTGGCGGGAAGCGCCGACTTCGAACTTCCTGAGTCCTTGGTGCAGCGTCAAACGCAGCGAGAATTGCAGCGGAAGGTTCTGGAGCTGCGGCGCAGCGGCTTTGACGAAGACAACATTCGTCGCTTCGTGAATGCGTCACGTCAAAATGCGAAAGCTTCAACCGAAGCAGCACTTCGCGAACACTTCATTCTCGAGAAAATTGCCGAGGAGGAGAATGTGGATGCGGAAGCTGGCGATTACGATGCGGAAATCGCGTTGATCGCTCAGCAAAGCGACATGGCAGAACGGAAGGTTCGCGCTCGACTGGAAAAGAGTGGCCAAATGGATGCGATTCGCAACCAAATCGTGGAACGAAAAGTCATTGAGATGATCGTGGAAGCGGCCAAGGTTAGCGAAGAAAAGGTTGAGAAGTCGGGCGGCGATGAAGACGACGAATTCGCCGTCTACCACAGTGTGCTGGCGACACGTGAAGAGGCTTCGATCCCCGAAGCCAAGTACGAAGACAATACGCCTAAGGCGGCGGAAAAGGAAACGGAAAAGGACTGATCCCTCGGTTCCTCGAATGCGAAGGGAAGTCATCTTTGGCTTCCCTTTTTTCGTAAAGCGGTACTGCTGCAATGGGCGAACTGCTGGGGCGGATCACGTTCGTCTGCTACCGTGGGTCCCAGGAACTGTTCCTGATCCCCCTCCCTTGCCGCGACCATTGATGTTCCTTTCCGGTAGCCCAAAGTAACCACCATGATCGATCAACTTACGAAACTTCGTATCATTCCCGTTGTCGCAATCGAATCCTCACTCGATGCAGAGCCGCTCGCCGACGCGCTCTGCGAAGGTGGGTTGCCGGTTGCTGAGATCACGCTGCGTACCGATGCAGGAATCGGCGCCATCGCAGCGCTTTCGAGACGCCAGGATTTTCTGGTCGGAGCGGGAACCGTTCACAGTGTGGAGCAAGCCAAACGGGTTGCGGATGCGGGGGCGAAGTTTATCGTTTCACCTGGCTTCAACCCCAAGACCGTCCAGTGGTGTTTGGATCATCAGATGCCAATCTTCCCAGGCACGTCGAGTCCAACCGATTTGGAGATGGCCTTGGAGTTCGGGCTGTCGGTCGTCAAGTTTTTCCCTGCCGAACAAATCGGCGGCGTCAAGATGGTCAAGGCCTTGGCGAGTCCCTACGGCGATCTTCGTTTTATCCCAACCGGCGGGATTCACGCTGGAAACTTAAGCGACTACCTCAACCTGCCCTCGGTGATTGCTTGTGGTGGCAGTTGGATGGTGAAGTCCAATTGGCTAACGGAAGGTCGTTTTGAAGAAATCAAGCGAATGACCGCCGAAGCCGTCGCGCTGTAGTCGCTTGATGGACATGCTTGAAGCAGAAAAAGAGAACGAGTGGACCGTCAAGGTTAAAACTGCGATTTGGGACGTAGTGGGCTTCGCCAGAAGTCCCTCAGGACATTTGAGTTACGGATTTCTGGCGAAATCCACTACCCTAAAATTTAATGATGACGGTCCACTAGGAACGAGGTGCTTGAAATGAGTCAACCGCTTTCGATAAAAGCTGCGGATCGTTGCCAGTTCGATCTGGTGTCGCTCGGTGAGGTGATGATCCGGCTCGATCCCGGCGAAACACGTATCCGCACGGCCCGGCAATTCCATGTTTGGGAAGGTGGCGGCGAGTACAACGTGGCCCGTGGATTGCGTCGCTGCTTTGGACTGCGAACGGGATTGGTCAGTGCTTTCGCAGACAATGAAATTGGTCGCCTTGCCGAAGATCTAATCTTGCAGGGCGGAGTCGACATGAGTTTCGTCAAATGGATGCCTTACGATGGCTTGGGACGCACCATTCGCAATGGACTGAACTTTACCGAACGAGGCTTTGGGATTCGTGGCGCCGTGGGGTGCTCGGATCGCGGTTTGACCGCCGCCAGCCAATTGAAGGCGGGCGATGTCGACTGGGAACTTCTGTTCGGGGAATTGGGGGTTCGCTGGTTTCACACCGGCGGGATCTACGCCGCATTGAGCGATTCAACTCCTGAAGTCGTGATTGAAGCGGTCCAGTGTGCAAAGAAGCATGGCACAGTCGTCAGCTACGACTTGAATTATCGGCCCTCGCTGTGGAAGGGGATTGGCGGCCATGCGAAAGCTCAGCAAGTGAACCGCGAAATTGCGAAGTGCGTCGATGTGATGATCGGCAATGAAGAGGATTTCACTGCCTGCTTGGGTTTGGACGTCGAAGGAGTCGACGAGAACATTCGCGGAATTGATGTGGGGTCGTTCAAGCGGATGATTGAAAAGGCGGTTGCCGAGTTTCCCAATTTCTTGGCAACCGGAACGACGCTACGAGAAGTCCACACGGCGACGGTCAACGATTGGAGTGCAATCGTGTGGTACGACGGCAAGTTCTATGAGTCGAACGATTATCCAAAACTGGAAATCATGGACCGGGTCGGCGGTGGCGACAGTTTCGCGAGCGGATTGATCTACGGATTTCTGAACACGGGCGATCCAGCAAAGGCCGTCAACTACGGTGCCGCCCACGGTGCGCTGGCAATGACCACGCCTGGTGACACGACCATGGTCACCGTTGAAGAAGTCGAAAAAATCATTGCGGGCGGTGGAGCGAGAGTGGTCCGCTAGCCACGTTGGAGTCGTAGGCTTTAGCCGATTCGGCAAGGATCCAGCACGCAATCGGCTAAAGCCTACCACTCCAACGAATCATCCGGGCTAGCGCCAAAGGGGCAGCGAAGGAAGCGTTGCGATTCCGGCTCCGCTGCTTGCCGGTGTTAACGGCTGGTTGTACCCACCCGAGGTTGGGGACAATTCGCTGGCGGGAAGCCCCGATTGGCTAGGGGACCGGCGGGGAGGATCGCTAGCGATTTGACCGACCGTCGACGCTGCGATGCGCGGCGGTGCAAAGGTCGGTGGGGTTTGGGCAACCGAGGTTGCCAAAGGTGCGATTGGGGTATTCGGATCGAGAGGGCGCAGCCGCGATGCGATCATCGATTGTGCATCGTCCGCAGGCGATGCCACTCGGCCGACTGCGACCAGTTCGGTCTTTTGTTCTCGTTGCCATCGTACCATTTTCCGCGGGATTTCGATCGTTCGCTTTTCCGCAACCCACTCGGTGCGGCTGTTGGTTCGCTGGATCACCTCGTTGCAGCTTTCCCAGCGAGTCCGTGGAACGTGATGGTACGCCACCGCGGGTGGTTTGAAGGGATTCCAGCGGCCTTCCATGCGCGGTTCCCAATTGTATTCGACGACAGGCCTTAGAATGGTTCGCGATTCAGGTCGTGTCTCGGTCACCGTTTGCGGCCGCAGGATCGTTTGTTCCTGTTTCTCGACTTTCGTTTCCACAATGGGTCGGTCAATCGTTTTGGTGCGTTGTTCGTATACGATTCCCGTTTCGGGATCGGTTACGTAGCCGCTTGGCGTCTGCGCCAACGCGGTGGTGCCAGAATACGCGATCGTGGAAATCGTGGCGCAAGTGGCAAGTTTGGCAAAATAGTGGAACCTTGGTTTTGCGTACCACGAGCGAACTCGAGTATCCATAGCAACCCCTCGCCGATGAGCAGAAACGCGAAAAGAATGGTAGTCTTTTGACCCAGATCAAGTGGTCGTTAATGCGATGACTCGATCAACCGAACACTATGATCTGTTTTCGGAAATTTGACCGCGCGACTATGAGCTCAATTAATGATTGACCCAACTTTACTCGCGATCTTGCGGTGTCCACTCACTGGGCAACCGCTCCATGAGGCGGAGAATTCCCTCATTAACCGCATCAATGAGGAAATCGGGAAGGGAGAAATTCGGGATGCATTGGACCAGCGAATCACCGTCCCTATCGATTCAGGGTTGCGGATCGACGGCGGCAAAACCGTCTATCCGATCCGAGCTGGCATCGTCTGCATGGTCGCTGACGAAGCGATCGTGTTGGAGTGAGGTCGCACCGTGGACGCCAGGAGGCGATTCGTGGTGCCAGCGACGGTTGAGGCATGACGAACGCGTCCTTTCCTGCATCCATTGCCAGTCACTACCAATCGCTATCCTCACCACGCTCTTCGCCACGTGGATCACTGCACCAGCGCGATAGCGATTCGACGCAAGCATCACGTTCGGTCGCATTGGTCCACAATGAGTCATCGACGTCCAACCGGACTTCGTAGTCACCTTCATGCATGCAATCGGGTTCGCCGCAAAAATGGGGCACGTCACTGATCCAAACAATTCGGTACAGCGGCACATATTTGTCGTCGATTTTGACAATCGGTGAATCCATCGGCTTGTTTCGTGGGGGGAGTGAAAGGGGCGAACGATCAACCAAGCTCGCGGCTGCGCTCGGCAGAGGCAATGACTGCATCCATCAGACCGGCGCGCAGCCTATTCTGTTCCAGGCTTCGCAAACCAGCAATGGTCGTCCCCCCCGGACTGGCCACGGCGTCTTTTAATTCGGCGGGATGCCGGCCCGTTTCGGCGATCATCTTGGCAGTCCCCAAAACCGTTTGCGTTGCGAGTTTTGTTGCCAAATCCCGGGGCAAGCCAGCAAAAACGCCTCCATCGGCCAAGCCTTCGATCATCAAGCAGACGTAGGCTGGCCCTGAACCGCTTAACCCGGTCACCGCATCCATTTGGCCTTCATCGACCTCGACCGCCATTCCGACACTGCCGAGTGCCGAATCGATCCAACTTCTATCCTCGCTGGTGACGCTTTGTCCGCAACAATACGCGGACGCGCCCTCGCCAACCAGACAGGGGGTGTTTGGCATCACTCGGATGATGCGGTTGTGGCAAATCAGGTCACATAGGGTGTTCATTCGGATTCCAGCCGCGATGGAAATGACCAATTTCCCGTCCCAGGCGTTCGGGCTTTGTTTGGCTACTTTGCTAATCATGGCCGGTTTGACAGCCAATAAAACGAGGTCAGCCGATGGGATGGCTGTCTTTAAGTCCTCTGTGACATGGACTTTAGGTCGATTCTCCTGCCACCAATTTCGGCTGGTCTTGCTCGGTTCGACGACTTGGGCTGCTGATTCGGGGATCACACCGTTGTCCAGCATGCCGCACAGCAGTGCACGCCCCATTTGTCCGCCGCCGACGACTACTAGACGCTGGTATTCCATTCGATTTCCTGAAAGATGCTTGGTTTCACACGATCTTGTCATCATCTCAATTGACCCCCTGGGGAGCCACCCTTAAATTGATCGGTTTTTCCGTTGCTGGAAAGACCACTCGTTTTTTTCCTGCCCAACGGCCCCCCCAGCCCTTGTTGCCTCGAGAAGCGGGCAAAGTTTTTTGGAGACCGAAGCGTGGAAGAAGCGATTGCCAAAGCGAATACACTCATCGAAGCGATGGGATGGATCCGCCAATTTCGCGGGACCACCACGGTGATCAAACTGGGCGGCAGCGTGCTGGAGGATGAGTTAGCACTGATGCACATTTTGTTAGATGTGATCTTTATGGAATCGGTCGGAATGCGTCCCGTTTTGGTCCATGGTGGCGGAAAGGCGATCAACCGCGCCTTGGCGGAATCGGGAATCGAGCCGAACTTCAAACGTGGCCGTCGTGTCACGGATGATGCGACGCTGAAGGTGGTTGAGAAGGTCTTAGCCGGTGACTTGAACGTTCATTTAACTCAAGAAATCGAGCGGTTCGGTGGTCGAGCGATGAACTTGTCGTTCCTCACCACCAATGTTCTGTTTGGCCAGAAATTGGAGTCGCCCGAGGACGAGGATTTGGGGTTTGTTGGTGAGGTCACACGAGTCGATCGGAATGTGATCGAAGGGTTGACGTACACGGATCAAGTCCCTGTGATGCCGTCGATGTGCGAAGGTCCGGATGGGCAACATTACAATGTCAACGCGGATACGGCGGCCATGGCGGTCGCACAGGCATTGGGGGCTGAAAAGTTGGTGTTTTTATCCGACGTGAACGGCGTTCGCCGCGACAAAGACGATCCCGACACGATCATTCACTCCCTTTCGTCTGACGAAGCAAGAGAGCTGATTCGGTCCGGTGTGATTGAATCGGGGATGATCCCGAAAGTCGAAGCCTGTTTGGAAACCCTTGGCCGCGGTGTCAAGAAGGTCCACATCATCGACGGCCGATTGCGTCATTCGTTGCTTTTAGAGATCTACACGACGAGCGGTGTCGGTACCGAGATTCACCTGTAGTGAGATCCATGGGTCGTCATAAGTCGCGTCGCCTAACTCATCGGGGCTTTGTCCCGAAAACCAATCACCATGGCAAATATGGACGATTCCGAGATTCCACTGACTGACGTCCTGATCGAGCCCTCGGGTCGCAGTGCGGTGCGCCACAGTGCGATCCGTCGCGAGGATGTCGATGGGCGAGAGATCATCGATGCGCTGGCAGGCCGCGCGAGTGTGTTGGGCTTCGCAGACCCCTATGTTGCCGAGGCGATTCGTCAGGTTGCGAACGGCTATCTCGGCGATGCGTCGGCGTTAGATTGCGACGGCCATGATCTCGCCCCCCTGGCCGAGAAGATTCGCAGCATGCTTTCCAGCGAAACCGAGGGTGTCTCTGCGATGGCCGAGTCGGTCTGGATCTATCCCTCCGCAGAGGATGCGATGGAAGCGATGATCGGCGGTTCTCGGGCACGTGGCGGCGGTGCAAGGTATCGAACGCTCTCGCTGGTTGGCAGTGATCACGGTCGCACCGCGATGTGCCGATCCGCCAGCGGGCGGCCGGAGTTGCACGCCGATTTTGGACCGATGTTGGCGGGTTTTGACCATGTTGCAGCCAACGACATCGCGTCGCTACGATCAGCGGTGGATGAATCGACGGCGGCT contains:
- a CDS encoding Trm112 family protein, with protein sequence MIDPTLLAILRCPLTGQPLHEAENSLINRINEEIGKGEIRDALDQRITVPIDSGLRIDGGKTVYPIRAGIVCMVADEAIVLE
- a CDS encoding sugar kinase codes for the protein MSQPLSIKAADRCQFDLVSLGEVMIRLDPGETRIRTARQFHVWEGGGEYNVARGLRRCFGLRTGLVSAFADNEIGRLAEDLILQGGVDMSFVKWMPYDGLGRTIRNGLNFTERGFGIRGAVGCSDRGLTAASQLKAGDVDWELLFGELGVRWFHTGGIYAALSDSTPEVVIEAVQCAKKHGTVVSYDLNYRPSLWKGIGGHAKAQQVNREIAKCVDVMIGNEEDFTACLGLDVEGVDENIRGIDVGSFKRMIEKAVAEFPNFLATGTTLREVHTATVNDWSAIVWYDGKFYESNDYPKLEIMDRVGGGDSFASGLIYGFLNTGDPAKAVNYGAAHGALAMTTPGDTTMVTVEEVEKIIAGGGARVVR
- the argB gene encoding acetylglutamate kinase, with translation MEEAIAKANTLIEAMGWIRQFRGTTTVIKLGGSVLEDELALMHILLDVIFMESVGMRPVLVHGGGKAINRALAESGIEPNFKRGRRVTDDATLKVVEKVLAGDLNVHLTQEIERFGGRAMNLSFLTTNVLFGQKLESPEDEDLGFVGEVTRVDRNVIEGLTYTDQVPVMPSMCEGPDGQHYNVNADTAAMAVAQALGAEKLVFLSDVNGVRRDKDDPDTIIHSLSSDEARELIRSGVIESGMIPKVEACLETLGRGVKKVHIIDGRLRHSLLLEIYTTSGVGTEIHL
- the eda gene encoding bifunctional 4-hydroxy-2-oxoglutarate aldolase/2-dehydro-3-deoxy-phosphogluconate aldolase yields the protein MIDQLTKLRIIPVVAIESSLDAEPLADALCEGGLPVAEITLRTDAGIGAIAALSRRQDFLVGAGTVHSVEQAKRVADAGAKFIVSPGFNPKTVQWCLDHQMPIFPGTSSPTDLEMALEFGLSVVKFFPAEQIGGVKMVKALASPYGDLRFIPTGGIHAGNLSDYLNLPSVIACGGSWMVKSNWLTEGRFEEIKRMTAEAVAL
- the proC gene encoding pyrroline-5-carboxylate reductase is translated as MEYQRLVVVGGGQMGRALLCGMLDNGVIPESAAQVVEPSKTSRNWWQENRPKVHVTEDLKTAIPSADLVLLAVKPAMISKVAKQSPNAWDGKLVISIAAGIRMNTLCDLICHNRIIRVMPNTPCLVGEGASAYCCGQSVTSEDRSWIDSALGSVGMAVEVDEGQMDAVTGLSGSGPAYVCLMIEGLADGGVFAGLPRDLATKLATQTVLGTAKMIAETGRHPAELKDAVASPGGTTIAGLRSLEQNRLRAGLMDAVIASAERSRELG
- the tig gene encoding trigger factor, whose translation is MSTSTESETTQVPEEKKPVQLEAKVESPSACLREVIVTIPHAEVERYLKDAYDEIVPEASVAGFRAGRAPRKLVEKQFRDRVREQVKGTLLMDSLAQVSENENFSAIGEPDFDFESIELPEEGDFKYQFSIEVRPDFETPTWKGLELSKPVEEISDDDVQESLERVLGRYATLEATDEAAELGDKLVVTIKFSDEGKFLSQIEEERITFCKRLSLSDGVIEDFGTLMKDVTEGETRTGKVKVSEGASIEAMRGKEIDAEITVIEVLKSELPKLTESFLEELGDFESEQELRGFVRDSLTRQADYRTQQSLRESVVEKLAGSADFELPESLVQRQTQRELQRKVLELRRSGFDEDNIRRFVNASRQNAKASTEAALREHFILEKIAEEENVDAEAGDYDAEIALIAQQSDMAERKVRARLEKSGQMDAIRNQIVERKVIEMIVEAAKVSEEKVEKSGGDEDDEFAVYHSVLATREEASIPEAKYEDNTPKAAEKETEKD